TGTGACTGGCATGCCCGGAGCTGTCAATCATCCGCCATCAACCCGGCAGTTCTCTGCTGCGTGATGCCAACGTCTCGGGGATTGTCCCGTCGATGGTTGTCACGTCGATGGTTCGCATCGTCTGCGACTGACGCTGGCAGTGTCTGCAATTGATCCGCACCGGGTCGCTGACTGCTATTCACCGGCATCCTTACCTGCTGCGCTCCAAAGCAACTGAAGATTCCTGTATTGCTCTTATCACTCTCATTCGAACCTATCAGGAGAGACATAATATGTATCAACAAAGCAAACGTCATCGTGGTTTTACACTGATTGAACTTCTGGTCGTCATCGCCATCATTGCCATTTTGATTGCATTGCTGTTGCCAGCAGTGCAGCAGGCCCGCGAGGCAGCGCGTCGAACGCAATGCCGCAACAACCTCAAGCAACTGGGACTGGCGCTTCACAACTATCATGATGTCCACTTGTGCTTTCCGTTCGGACACTCCGATAACAACGGCAAGTACTCCGCAATCAGTCAGCTGCTTCCGTATTTTGAGCAGGGCAACGTTTACGCTCTGATCGATTTTTCATTACCGCATGATCACGCAAATAATGCGGTCGCTCGACTGACCGAGTTACCCATGCTTCGTTGTCCAAGTGACTTCGAGAATCCACTGGCGTCTCGAGGCGGTGCAACAAACTACATGATGAATAAGGGAGCTGGCGTTCTCTGGGGTGCTCCCACAGGCCCTAACGCAATACTTCCTGCCCAGAATGGCGTCATGTATTTTGGAAGCAGGGTACGATTTCGCGATATCACAGATGGCACTTCTAACACCGCGGCCGCCAGTGAACGCGTTCTTGCCGACGGAAATAATGGGCTGGTGTCACCGACTGCGGATGTCTTCTTCAGCCCGGCAGCTCCACTGAACGCCGACGAAGCCGTACAGATGTGTAATGCTGTCGACATCAACGACCTGGCCAGCCAGTTTCCCCTGTTCATGGGCGCGCCGTGGATCAATGGGCAACACACCTATCTGCATACCAATGTCCCCAACTCCCGGTCGTGCGGTTTCTTTACGATTGGTCGCGCATCGATGCCCCCCAGCAGCAAACACACGGGGGGCGTTCAGGTCCTGCTCTGTGATGGTTCGGTCAGATTTGCCTCTGACAATGTCAGCCTGGTCACATGGCGAGCATTGGGAACACGCAACGGTGGTGAATTGCCGGGAGAATTTTAGATGGTCTACGGTTCGTCCAATTTATCGAGTTCCACAGATTCTATTCATTCGCGGAAGTGGTTTGTTGCGTGGGTGCAGGCGGCAGCAGTCTGCCATTGGGCTGCGCTGTGGATCATCGGTCTCGTAGTGATCCCAGGCTGTGGTAATACGGCAGGCCCATATGCTGTTCGCGAAGACTTAGCTCGCGAGACTCTCAATCTCGCACTGGAATCATGGCAGTCCGGGCAGTCCGCGGCCTCTCTCAGGGAACGCGAACCGCCCGTTGTTGTTCAGGATTTCGACTGGTCGGCTGGTAAAAGGCTGAAGGAATTCAGCGTGCTGACAGAGGGAGAGGCCCTGGACGCCAACCTCTCTGTCCAGGTTCGACTTGTTCTTATGGACGAAAAGGGAAGCTCCGCGGCAAAAGAAGTCTGGTATCTGATTGGCACAGATCCGGCACTTACAGTCTTTCGGGACAGCCTGCGATAGCAGCCTGTTGAAAAACGGGACTGGCTCAAGCAGGAGACACCAACACACGACAGTTTACAGCCATGCTGCGTGTGCCTGTCCGATCTTTCAACGGACAGATAGCAGCCAGACTTTCGGTAAAGCATCGGGGCATGACTGAAGGCCCCCTTTGCCGCAAACCTTACTTACCAACACAGGCGTGCTCCGCCTGCTGACGCATTTTTGTTTTAGGATTTAATAGATATGAAATTACTCTTCATCCTGCCCGCATTGGGCCTCACCATCGCATGGTCCCAGCTGTCAATGACCGTGATTCAGGCGGAAGATCGATCGACAATTACCGTTTCCAGCGTGACGGTGTCTCCCGAAGGAACACCGCCTGCCCCCGGACCGGAGTTACTGAAGTACACGCCCGAAGAAATCGAGAGGGCGTATGAAGGTCAGCCGCTGCCGGAAGGAGTGCGGATGTATCTGGCGATCGTGCGTGGCGGAAAAATGAACGGAAGCGAGGGATGGTTTGGCCCGGCCGCGACGCGATATCACTGGGACTGGCTTTGCAGAACCCACCACATTTCCGGCGACCGTCTGGGCCAAAAACAATTCCTGGGTGACCCTTCGGCGTTTCAGATTCTGGATCGCAACAACGATGGATATATCACAGCAGATGACCTGGACTGGTCCGACACGAATGAATGGGTTCGAAATTCATATGCCATCAATCGCTGGTTTCGCCGAATGGATGAATCGGGTAACGGAGAATTCTCCCGATCCGAATGGGTGAGCCTGTTCGACAGGCTTGCAGGTCAATCCGACGAAATCCGGTTTGATCAGCTGCGGGACTCAATCTTTGCGGGTTCTGGTGCTGCGTTTCAGTCGGGTGATGCACCTACCAAAGAAACGCTTGTGCAGGGTTTGCTGGCAGAGGAGGTCGGTTCGCTGAAGGAAGGGCCGCCACTGGAAGGATTGGCACCTGATTTCGAGCTTCCTGTGCTGAATGGTGATTCAACGATCTCGCTGCAATCACTCGTCGGCCAGAAACCCGTGGTGCTGATCTTTGGTAATTTCACATGTGGACCATTTCGATCGATGTATCCAGCCGTCGAACGCGTTGTTAGCCGACATCGTGACGACGCCAGTTTTCTGATGATCTATGTCCGCGAAGCACATCCAGCAAATGGATGGGCAATGAAGTCGAATCAAAAAGCAGGAATTGAAATCCTTCAGCCTGTGACTCTGGAACAGCGGGTTGATGTGGCACAGCAGTGTTCCAAAATGCTGGAGCCCACCATTCCACTGCTTGTCGATGATGTCGATGACAGGACGGGGCACGCGTACAGTGGCATGCCAGCGAGACTCTACGTGATCGATCGAAAGGGAAAAGTCGCCTACAAGAGTGGTCGAGGTCCATTCGGGTTTAAAGTCGACGAAATGGAACAATCGCTTGTCATGCTGCAGCTTGACGAACAGATTCAGGCCTCTCCCCCCAA
The sequence above is a segment of the Planctomycetaceae bacterium genome. Coding sequences within it:
- a CDS encoding DUF1559 domain-containing protein; its protein translation is MYQQSKRHRGFTLIELLVVIAIIAILIALLLPAVQQAREAARRTQCRNNLKQLGLALHNYHDVHLCFPFGHSDNNGKYSAISQLLPYFEQGNVYALIDFSLPHDHANNAVARLTELPMLRCPSDFENPLASRGGATNYMMNKGAGVLWGAPTGPNAILPAQNGVMYFGSRVRFRDITDGTSNTAAASERVLADGNNGLVSPTADVFFSPAAPLNADEAVQMCNAVDINDLASQFPLFMGAPWINGQHTYLHTNVPNSRSCGFFTIGRASMPPSSKHTGGVQVLLCDGSVRFASDNVSLVTWRALGTRNGGELPGEF
- a CDS encoding deiodinase family protein, with amino-acid sequence MKLLFILPALGLTIAWSQLSMTVIQAEDRSTITVSSVTVSPEGTPPAPGPELLKYTPEEIERAYEGQPLPEGVRMYLAIVRGGKMNGSEGWFGPAATRYHWDWLCRTHHISGDRLGQKQFLGDPSAFQILDRNNDGYITADDLDWSDTNEWVRNSYAINRWFRRMDESGNGEFSRSEWVSLFDRLAGQSDEIRFDQLRDSIFAGSGAAFQSGDAPTKETLVQGLLAEEVGSLKEGPPLEGLAPDFELPVLNGDSTISLQSLVGQKPVVLIFGNFTCGPFRSMYPAVERVVSRHRDDASFLMIYVREAHPANGWAMKSNQKAGIEILQPVTLEQRVDVAQQCSKMLEPTIPLLVDDVDDRTGHAYSGMPARLYVIDRKGKVAYKSGRGPFGFKVDEMEQSLVMLQLDEQIQASPPNDAEK